GCAGCGGCTCAGCGGCGGTTGGGGGTACACCATGACTCCCAACAATCCCGTTACCGCCAGTATGACGACTGCCGGCATCTCCAGCCTGGTCATTACCGGTCTGCGTCGCATCCAGAGCCGCGAACTGCTCGTCGGCGACGAGATACGCAACTGCGGCGAAGGTGGCATCAATCCGAACATCCAGCGAGCCCTCGACTGGATGGGGGCCAACTTCCGGGTCGATACGAATCTCGGACGCGGGATGACCTGGAAATATTACTACCTGTACGGTCTCGAACGGGCCGGCCGCCTGAGTGGTCAGCGCTATTTTGGAAGCCACGACTGGTACGTCGAAGGGGCCGAGGAACTGATCGCCCTTCAGGATAAGCTGCTCGGCAACTGGCCGAGGAACGCCGGTGAGGATAACCCGGTGATTACCACCAGCTTTGCCCTCCTTTTCCTGTCGAAGGGCCGTGCGCCGGTCCTCATCAACAACCTGAGGCACGGGGTCGGAGACAACTGGGACATCCACCGCGAAGGGGTCAGGAACCTGGTTGATGCTGTTGCCGAAGACTGGGGCACGTTGTTGACCTGGCAAGCCGTCAATCCTGACTTTGCCTCGGTCGAGTCGCTCTTGCAAGCACCAGTCTGTTTCTTGAATTATCACGAACCAATCGGATTGGGGGCCGATGGCAAGGCGAACCTCCGGTCTTATGTCGAGCAAGGAGGCTTTCTCTTCGCTGAGGCCTGTTGCGGAATTCAGGAGCACGATCGTGGCTTCAAGGCACTGGTGCAGGAGATCTTCCCCTCCGAACAGGGTTATGAGTTGAAGCCTTTGAGTGAGGACCACCCGATCTATCGGTCGCGTCACAAGCTCAGCCCCGATGTGGCCCCGCTCTGGGGGATCGACCTGGGATGCCGGACTGTCCTGGTTTATAGTCCCAAGGATCTGTCTGGCTTCTGGAACTTCATGACGGCTCAGCCCGACAATCCGGCCGTCCTGCGAGCGACCCGGATTGGTGAAAACGTGATTGACTATGCCACGGGTCGCGAGCCCCCGCCCGATAAGCTCGTACCCCGAGAGGTCATCGACTTCGAACTGGAACTCCCGCGCCGGGGGGCCTTGCAAATCGCCAAGCTCCGGCATGCCGGGGGCTGGAACGTCGCTCCGCTGTCGATCCCAAATCTCACGACGATCCTGCGCGAGCGGGTCGGCTACGACGTGGTGATCAACCACCGCGATCTCCTGCCAGCCGATCCAAACTTGATCAATTTCCCATTGGTTTATGTGCATGGCAATGCCGCTTTCACCATGTCTGGGGCCGACATGGATGCGCTTCGAGCCCACCTCGACCCCGGAGGTGGCACCTTCTTCGCCGATGCCGCCTGCGGCAGCCCGGCCTTCGATACCGCCTTCCGACGCTTCGTTGAGGAGTTGCTTCCCGGTAAGGAGCTTGAGGTCATTCCCCCGGACGACGATCTCTACACTACCCGGGTCGGCTTCGACCTCTCCGACGTCCAGTACACCAAGGCCGCTGGCGGTGGTCAGGACCGTCCTCGCCTGGAAGGGGTCAAGATCGACGGCCACTGGGCGATCATCTATTCCCCCTACGACATCGGCTGCGCCCTCGAACGCCAGCAAGGGCTCGACTGCAAGGGATACACCCACGAAAGCGCCATGCGGATCGCGGCCAACATCGTGATCTATTCCACCTTGCCCTGAGGCAGCATCCGGCCGGGGAGTACAGGGTCGGCTGTGTCCTTGCGACTTATTGCTGCGTTCCTTGATACTAGTGCTCCTGAGGTTATCGGGCGAGTCGGGGTGCATGCCTCGGCCGCCCGTTTGCAGCGGGCACCGGGAGGAACATTCGCATGAAATGCGCATCAATCAAGATTGTTCAGACGTTGATCGCGATGATTCCGGCCTTGCTGGCGGTCGGGCTGCTGAGTGGTCTTTCTCGGGAGGGGCGGGCGGCTGAGCTGCGGGTCGGCGCGGCCACGATCAGCATCACTCCTGATCGCCCGGTTCCCCTCTCGGGGCAGATGACGACCCGGATCTCCCGGAACGTGGAGACCCCCGTGACCGCAACGGCCCTTGCGTTGGAATCGCATGAAGGGGACGAGGTGATGGACCAGGCGATCCTCGTTTCGTGTGAACTGGTTGCGATCAGGGAAGGAATCATCGAGCAGGTTCGCGAACGCCTGGCGGATCGGCTCCCGGATTTCGACCCGAGGAAGCTCGTCCTGAGCGCCACCCACACCCATACGGCTCCGGTGATGGAGGAAGACCGCTACGAGTTGCCGGACGACGACACGATCGTCTCGCCGACCGAGTACGTCGTCTTCCTTGTGGATCGCATTGTCGAGGCTTCGGCCGAGGCCTGGCAGGCTCGTCAGCCTGCTGGAGTCGGCTGGGGAATGGGCCATGCAGTCGTCGCTCAGAATCGTCGCGCCGTCTATGCCGATGGCCGGTCCGTGATGTATGGTCGCACGGATCAGGATGACTTCGTCGGAATCGAAGGGTATGAAGACCACGGCGTCGACGTCCTGTTCTTCTGGAATCGGGATGAGCAACTGATTGCGACGGCCATCAACGTTGCTTGCCCCGCGCAGGAAGTCGAAGGCCGATCGGCCGTGAATGCGGACTTCTGGCATCCCGTCCGCGAGCAACTCCGCGAACGTCACGGAGAGGACCTGGCCGTGCTCGGCTGGATTGGGGCCGCCGGCGATCAGTCGCCTCACCTGATGATGCGCAAGGAGGCCGAGGAACGGATGCGGAGGCTCAGAGGCCTCGATCGCCTCGACGAAATCGCCCGCCGGATCGTCCTCGCCTGGGAAGAAGCCCATGACGGGGCCCGGCAAGAGATCGTGACTGACCTCCCCTTGA
This genomic interval from Tautonia rosea contains the following:
- a CDS encoding DUF4159 domain-containing protein, which translates into the protein MRWCGMRGIGLLLAALVMMLSLGPIAPARAEVTSAQVEQAIRDGIRYLKGEQRPDGSWPEFNPRYETGTTSLAALSLMTAGVPPDDPTITRALAFLEQYSARRLGQVYTVSLQTMAYAAADPDRYRVRLNENVKWLEAAQIQPEDRVDGVGAWSYTIQKGQSADNSNAQYALLGLNAAAEVGIPVDDRVWQLARQYWEQSQRLSGGWGYTMTPNNPVTASMTTAGISSLVITGLRRIQSRELLVGDEIRNCGEGGINPNIQRALDWMGANFRVDTNLGRGMTWKYYYLYGLERAGRLSGQRYFGSHDWYVEGAEELIALQDKLLGNWPRNAGEDNPVITTSFALLFLSKGRAPVLINNLRHGVGDNWDIHREGVRNLVDAVAEDWGTLLTWQAVNPDFASVESLLQAPVCFLNYHEPIGLGADGKANLRSYVEQGGFLFAEACCGIQEHDRGFKALVQEIFPSEQGYELKPLSEDHPIYRSRHKLSPDVAPLWGIDLGCRTVLVYSPKDLSGFWNFMTAQPDNPAVLRATRIGENVIDYATGREPPPDKLVPREVIDFELELPRRGALQIAKLRHAGGWNVAPLSIPNLTTILRERVGYDVVINHRDLLPADPNLINFPLVYVHGNAAFTMSGADMDALRAHLDPGGGTFFADAACGSPAFDTAFRRFVEELLPGKELEVIPPDDDLYTTRVGFDLSDVQYTKAAGGGQDRPRLEGVKIDGHWAIIYSPYDIGCALERQQGLDCKGYTHESAMRIAANIVIYSTLP